A window from Streptomyces syringium encodes these proteins:
- a CDS encoding RNA polymerase sigma factor, translated as MATDEEQLARSATDASAFEPLVERHSRALHGYFARRAPGAADDLLAEAWLQAYAARGTYDAARGPARAWLFGVARNVLAAHWRGQERPAAAALAGEASSDPWHAVDRRLDAAAVAPLIRLTLAELPAVERELLLLIAWEQLSPTEAAAVVGIPAGTARSRLHRARTRLRAALGPLAPLSLTGDLV; from the coding sequence GTGGCAACGGACGAGGAACAGCTGGCGCGCTCGGCAACCGACGCGTCGGCCTTTGAACCGCTCGTGGAGCGCCACTCGCGGGCGCTGCACGGCTACTTCGCGCGCCGGGCGCCCGGCGCGGCGGACGACCTGCTGGCCGAGGCATGGCTGCAGGCCTACGCGGCGCGCGGCACCTACGACGCGGCCCGCGGGCCGGCCAGGGCGTGGCTCTTCGGCGTGGCCCGCAACGTGCTGGCCGCGCACTGGCGTGGCCAGGAACGACCCGCGGCCGCCGCGCTCGCCGGCGAGGCGAGCAGCGACCCGTGGCACGCCGTCGACCGGAGACTGGACGCGGCGGCGGTCGCGCCGCTGATCCGCCTGACCCTGGCCGAGCTGCCGGCCGTGGAGCGCGAGCTGCTGCTTCTGATCGCGTGGGAGCAGCTCAGCCCCACCGAGGCCGCGGCCGTCGTCGGTATCCCCGCGGGCACGGCCAGGTCCCGGCTGCACCGGGCGCGCACCCGGCTGCGCGCGGCGCTCGGCCCCTTGGCCCCGCTTTCCCTGACAGGAGACCTCGTATGA
- a CDS encoding NmrA family NAD(P)-binding protein gives MTTLVTGATGNTGRHVVAELVRRGERVRALTRNPAAAAGLFPGEVELAAGTHTAPEELDAALDGVSRLHITVTARLAEVGPELVRRAVGAGVRRITVVWGGWVGPVERAVAESGVQWTRLEPQEFMSNTLTWVDSIRTEGIVREPYDLPSALVHEADIGAVAAVALLDDGHAGHAYNLTGPQPLTPRERIAILSRTIRRGIDFAPITHEQAVDRLMATGVSRAGAEYVVGWYAAPGDDATTVVDTVEQVTGRPPRTFTQWAAEHAERFQVPRVRAD, from the coding sequence ATGACGACGTTGGTGACGGGTGCCACGGGGAACACCGGCCGGCATGTGGTGGCAGAGCTGGTCCGCCGAGGAGAGCGCGTTCGAGCGCTGACGCGCAATCCGGCCGCGGCCGCGGGGTTGTTCCCCGGCGAGGTGGAGTTGGCGGCCGGCACGCATACGGCGCCGGAGGAACTGGACGCAGCCCTCGACGGCGTCAGCCGGTTGCACATCACGGTGACGGCCCGGCTCGCCGAGGTCGGGCCCGAGTTGGTGCGGCGGGCGGTCGGTGCCGGCGTGCGGCGGATCACCGTGGTGTGGGGTGGCTGGGTGGGGCCGGTCGAGCGGGCCGTGGCGGAGTCGGGGGTGCAGTGGACGCGCCTGGAACCGCAGGAGTTCATGTCCAACACCTTGACCTGGGTCGATTCGATTCGCACCGAGGGGATCGTGCGTGAGCCGTACGACCTTCCCAGCGCGCTGGTCCATGAGGCGGACATCGGGGCCGTGGCGGCGGTCGCGCTCCTCGACGACGGCCACGCGGGGCACGCGTACAACCTCACGGGGCCCCAACCGCTGACCCCGCGTGAACGGATCGCGATCCTGTCCCGGACGATACGCCGCGGCATCGATTTCGCTCCGATCACGCACGAACAGGCCGTCGACAGACTGATGGCCACCGGCGTGTCCCGGGCGGGCGCCGAGTACGTCGTCGGCTGGTACGCCGCTCCGGGCGATGACGCCACCACCGTCGTCGACACCGTCGAACAGGTGACGGGCCGCCCGCCGCGCACGTTCACACAGTGGGCGGCGGAGCACGCGGAACGTTTCCAGGTGCCCCGCGTACGGGCCGACTGA
- a CDS encoding DMT family transporter, translated as MPAALSALFALLAAVGNATGTVLQRVGARTVPHGDAFSVRLIRHLLHSPAWLGGIAVILGAAACQALALNLGSLSLVQPILVTELPFTLLIASAYAHRRLPAAGWAASAMVAAGLGLGLAAAAPSGGHSTVPAGTWALALLTTGGAMTLCVLGALPRPRGPLRAALFSSASAIAYALTATLMAAATDVFERDGAGAFFTAWQFYGFVATGACALFLLTNAMESGPLIASQPALTLGEALVSLALGMLVYGERVRTGWWLLPEGIGAVLVTCGVLILPRVDAKSPSEL; from the coding sequence GTGCCAGCCGCGCTCTCCGCGCTGTTCGCCCTCCTGGCCGCCGTCGGCAACGCCACGGGCACGGTGCTGCAACGCGTGGGCGCCCGCACCGTGCCGCACGGGGACGCCTTCAGCGTCCGGCTGATCCGGCACCTGCTGCACAGCCCGGCATGGCTCGGCGGCATCGCCGTGATCCTCGGCGCCGCGGCCTGCCAGGCACTGGCCCTCAACCTGGGCTCGCTGTCGCTGGTGCAGCCCATCCTGGTGACCGAACTGCCCTTCACCCTTCTCATCGCCTCCGCCTACGCCCATCGCCGGCTGCCCGCGGCCGGATGGGCGGCGTCCGCCATGGTCGCCGCCGGCCTCGGCCTCGGGCTCGCCGCCGCCGCACCGTCCGGCGGCCACAGCACGGTCCCGGCCGGTACGTGGGCACTGGCCCTGCTGACCACGGGAGGAGCCATGACGCTCTGCGTCCTGGGCGCCCTGCCGAGGCCGCGCGGCCCGCTCCGCGCGGCCCTGTTCAGCTCCGCCTCGGCGATCGCCTACGCCCTGACCGCCACCCTCATGGCAGCCGCCACCGACGTCTTCGAGCGCGACGGCGCCGGAGCGTTCTTCACCGCCTGGCAGTTCTACGGTTTCGTGGCCACCGGGGCCTGCGCCCTCTTCCTCCTCACCAACGCCATGGAATCCGGCCCGCTGATCGCCTCCCAGCCCGCCCTCACCCTCGGCGAAGCCCTCGTCAGCCTCGCCCTGGGCATGCTGGTGTACGGCGAACGCGTACGCACCGGCTGGTGGCTGCTCCCGGAGGGGATCGGAGCGGTGCTGGTCACCTGCGGGGTACTGATCCTGCCGAGGGTCGACGCGAAGAGCCCGTCCGAGCTCTGA
- a CDS encoding helix-turn-helix domain-containing protein → MSDFDAIDSLLAAVGPQAGLPAPEQRRELRERARLSKAQVARALGVSPSTVAGWEKDRAPVGELRTKYAYLLDGLAAKFTAETEPGTAPGPGEVPADEPAGQAAPGSPTEPAAGGDGDEVEVLAVPQPCVLCGRPAKHRVEGFTQHLDPADCQTTAPAAPAPAKPVSTTARPKTAPAAQPSTRPSERPPGPARRAFQEPSGPVDLIGQAVQAALAEHHGDVDAATAALLKKAIPDAMRLLDETRKGARYDIVAHPWIPDILKKQTSRGADQIWEARPKWTRHDLPPGRHEVTALDINGAYLSALKTHLPLGRLEHSTGLAHDRRRAGLYLITPPAWEHEAVLPNPIGNRDEPGPLWVTEPTLRLLLRLSGPKHGLCAPPEIHESYTSGATENLLEKFRIALKDARDAAIEQDDEVTLEYVKAMYSKFVSTMGESNYNRELYRPDWMHIIRSQAFANLWLKALKAHDEGLMVVRAMGTDELHITGDWRRVFPEGRGVTEVKVKDTYTAGTDATEHTETAGEGQQ, encoded by the coding sequence GTGAGTGACTTCGACGCCATCGACTCGCTGCTCGCCGCCGTCGGCCCCCAGGCCGGGCTCCCGGCGCCGGAGCAGCGACGGGAGCTGCGGGAGCGGGCCCGCCTGTCGAAGGCCCAGGTCGCCCGGGCGCTCGGGGTGAGCCCGAGCACGGTCGCAGGGTGGGAGAAGGACAGAGCCCCGGTCGGCGAGCTCCGCACCAAATACGCGTATCTGCTGGACGGCTTGGCCGCGAAGTTCACCGCCGAGACGGAACCGGGAACCGCTCCCGGACCTGGGGAGGTACCCGCTGACGAACCGGCCGGACAGGCCGCGCCCGGGAGCCCGACCGAGCCCGCAGCAGGCGGTGACGGCGACGAGGTGGAGGTCCTCGCCGTGCCGCAGCCGTGCGTCCTGTGCGGCCGGCCGGCCAAGCACCGGGTAGAAGGCTTCACTCAGCACCTCGACCCGGCTGACTGCCAGACCACGGCTCCCGCCGCCCCGGCACCCGCGAAGCCCGTCAGCACAACTGCACGGCCCAAGACCGCACCGGCTGCGCAGCCCTCGACGCGCCCGTCCGAGCGTCCCCCCGGGCCCGCCCGGCGCGCGTTCCAGGAGCCCTCCGGCCCGGTCGACCTGATCGGCCAGGCGGTCCAGGCCGCCCTCGCCGAGCACCACGGCGACGTCGACGCGGCCACCGCGGCACTGCTGAAGAAGGCGATCCCGGACGCGATGCGCTTGCTGGACGAAACCCGCAAGGGCGCCCGGTACGACATCGTCGCCCACCCCTGGATCCCCGACATCCTCAAGAAGCAGACTTCCCGCGGCGCCGACCAGATCTGGGAGGCCCGCCCCAAGTGGACCCGCCACGACCTGCCGCCGGGCCGGCACGAGGTGACCGCGCTCGACATCAACGGCGCCTACCTCTCCGCCCTCAAAACCCACCTCCCGCTCGGCCGGCTCGAGCACTCCACCGGCCTGGCCCACGACCGCCGCCGCGCCGGGCTGTACCTGATCACCCCACCCGCGTGGGAGCACGAGGCGGTCCTGCCCAACCCGATCGGCAACCGCGACGAACCCGGCCCGCTATGGGTCACCGAACCCACCCTGCGCCTCCTCCTGCGCCTCTCCGGCCCGAAGCACGGGCTGTGCGCCCCCCCGGAGATCCACGAGTCCTACACCTCCGGCGCCACAGAGAACCTGCTGGAGAAGTTCCGCATCGCGTTGAAGGACGCCCGCGACGCGGCGATCGAGCAGGACGACGAGGTGACACTCGAGTACGTGAAGGCGATGTACTCGAAGTTCGTCTCGACGATGGGGGAGTCGAACTACAACCGGGAGCTCTACCGCCCCGACTGGATGCACATCATCCGCAGCCAGGCCTTCGCCAACCTCTGGCTCAAGGCCCTCAAGGCCCACGACGAGGGCCTCATGGTCGTCCGCGCGATGGGCACCGACGAACTCCACATCACCGGCGACTGGCGCCGTGTCTTCCCCGAAGGCCGCGGCGTTACCGAAGTCAAGGTCAAGGACACCTACACCGCCGGAACCGACGCGACCGAACACACCGAGACGGCAGGGGAGGGACAGCAGTAG
- a CDS encoding helix-turn-helix domain-containing protein has product MGLSLEESLRLTVAALMQATGESQRAIASVLGLTQTQISRRQSGAASWTLDDVDALAVHYGIGPLDLLAGPTRACEALPASRHRTAATVRKGRSGE; this is encoded by the coding sequence ATGGGACTGAGCCTGGAGGAATCACTTCGATTGACGGTTGCGGCGTTGATGCAGGCGACGGGAGAGTCGCAGCGGGCAATCGCTTCGGTGCTCGGCCTGACGCAGACCCAGATCTCACGCCGCCAGTCGGGCGCCGCCTCATGGACCCTGGACGACGTCGACGCCCTGGCCGTGCACTACGGCATCGGCCCCCTGGACCTGCTGGCGGGCCCGACCCGGGCGTGCGAAGCCCTGCCCGCTTCCCGGCACCGCACGGCCGCCACCGTCAGGAAGGGGCGGTCCGGTGAGTGA
- a CDS encoding transcriptional regulator, which yields MPEKNLDFGKFGARGIKGSAAVARKLDELAGGIATPVTAKRGLIARLHYLTKSGKSRQAAKDAGLTVTDRTLKAWLEGKRRPSKANLERIDRAYRMVRRQNVARHLLQRLNRDGRGTRVEIHPLNQSQVPRPLQRVVEYRTMNVRRWDKIVTSWAAGDHQGLDDAWTTDVLPDLGSQWGQYEYVTNIGFAA from the coding sequence GTGCCGGAGAAGAACCTCGACTTCGGGAAGTTCGGCGCCCGCGGCATCAAGGGAAGCGCCGCCGTCGCCCGCAAGCTCGACGAACTCGCAGGCGGCATCGCCACCCCGGTCACCGCCAAACGCGGCCTGATAGCACGCCTGCACTACCTGACGAAGTCCGGCAAGAGCCGCCAGGCAGCCAAGGACGCCGGGCTGACGGTGACCGACCGGACGCTGAAGGCATGGCTGGAGGGCAAACGCCGGCCGTCGAAGGCCAACCTGGAACGCATCGACCGGGCCTACCGGATGGTGCGCCGCCAGAACGTCGCCCGCCACCTCCTCCAGCGCCTGAACCGGGACGGCCGCGGCACGCGGGTGGAGATCCACCCCCTCAACCAGTCCCAAGTGCCGCGCCCGCTGCAGCGGGTGGTGGAGTACCGGACGATGAACGTACGCCGCTGGGACAAGATCGTCACCTCCTGGGCCGCCGGCGACCACCAGGGCCTGGACGACGCATGGACCACCGATGTGCTCCCGGACCTCGGAAGCCAGTGGGGCCAGTACGAGTACGTCACCAACATCGGCTTCGCCGCATAG